From the genome of Gemmatimonadota bacterium, one region includes:
- a CDS encoding TSUP family transporter, which produces MDPLALVVLATAVAGSFLVSATAGLGGSLILVPTLVIALGPKEGVALAALLLGGNNVFKVVAYRRAIPWRGVALVAISLGAGAWLGASLLVAAPAGAVAVAVLVALATSLLLERRSLVALRKASGPTLAFAAGATSGFSGTSGPLKGVALRNLGFDRFHLVGAASVVSLVGDATKAAVFVEASLLGPRALTAAILAFPLMPLATFAGRWLNARLGEVGYAALFWSVIAGYAVRLVV; this is translated from the coding sequence GTGGACCCGCTCGCCCTCGTCGTGCTCGCGACAGCGGTCGCGGGCTCCTTCCTGGTGTCCGCCACGGCGGGCCTGGGCGGCTCCCTCATCCTGGTGCCCACGCTCGTGATAGCGCTCGGCCCCAAGGAGGGAGTGGCGCTCGCCGCTCTCCTGCTGGGTGGAAACAACGTCTTCAAGGTGGTGGCCTACCGGCGCGCCATCCCTTGGCGCGGGGTGGCGTTGGTAGCGATATCGCTCGGCGCGGGCGCGTGGCTCGGAGCGAGTCTTCTGGTCGCGGCTCCCGCCGGCGCGGTCGCGGTGGCCGTTCTCGTCGCGTTGGCGACGAGCCTGCTGCTCGAGCGCCGGTCACTGGTCGCGCTCCGCAAAGCGTCCGGGCCCACGCTCGCCTTCGCCGCCGGGGCGACGTCGGGGTTCTCGGGTACGTCCGGCCCGCTCAAGGGCGTGGCCCTCCGCAACCTGGGCTTCGATCGCTTCCACCTCGTCGGGGCGGCGTCCGTGGTCTCCCTCGTCGGCGACGCGACCAAGGCGGCCGTGTTCGTGGAGGCCTCGCTGCTGGGGCCACGCGCGCTCACGGCCGCGATCCTGGCGTTCCCACTGATGCCCCTGGCCACCTTCGCGGGCCGTTGGCTCAACGCCCGCTTGGGAGAGGTCGGGTATGCGGCGCTGTTCTGGTCGGTCATCGCCGGGTACGCGGTGCGGCTGGTCGTCTAG